The nucleotide window ATCTCGATTCCTCTTCCTTCACTATCATAGGCTTTTACACTCTCTTCATCAAAAGGATATGCAATTATTATATGGACTCCTCCGAATTTGGAGAAAAAGCCCACATCTGCTAGAGAAGGCCTTGAAGAAGGGACTGGATGAGAATGAACCGTTCCCTTTATGTGTTTATCGTGCGGCAACAGCCAAGTGTC belongs to Thermococcus bergensis and includes:
- a CDS encoding Mov34/MPN/PAD-1 family protein, translating into MKVKIRKELLEYLLQLARDFYPNEFGGFLREKDGIFEEVLIIPKGHFGKSSVYFDTWLLPHDKHIKGTVHSHPVPSSRPSLADVGFFSKFGGVHIIIAYPFDEESVKAYDSEGRGIEIEIVE